The Candidatus Defluviibacterium haderslevense DNA window ATATATATAATTATTACTGAATTCAAAAAAATACGAAAAAGATAATAGGAAATTCCAATTCGAGTAAAAGTCAAAATGTATTTGAAGAATAAGTTATTTTTAGCGTCCAGATCAGTCAATTTTCAGTTTGCAATACAATTTGCAAAAGTTACCATCTACATTATGTAGTGGAAATTTTCAGAAATAGTGAAAACGAGTGAGATGAATAGTGAAATAAGATATGCATGTATTTTTTGTATTTTTTTGCCGATGAAAAAAACCAATGGATGGCCATACATTGGTTTCAAAATATAATTGGAAGTATTGATATCAGAAAGCAATTGGACATTCTTTTCTTTTAATTTCAAACGGTCAAATCTGTTGAGAATATCTTGTCGTAATTGGAACCATTAGTGGGGTAAATCGTTTTTGTTGTCAAATATATCAGGTCTTTTAGGTCAGACGAGTATGCGTTTTTTCATAAGTAAACCATCATTTTTTGGGTACTTTCAGACCAATTAATTAATTTAATTTCAAATCAAAACAGGAGTAAAAAATTGTTTGAGCTTGGCAATAGTAAGGATGGAAATATATTTAAAAGTTTCGGGAAAAATTCATGTCAAGAAAAGAAGTGGTTAAAAAACATTTTTATGATAATATTAATACCCAATATATCATGTAAAAGAGTTTTGTCAACTTTAATATTTACAATAAAGTGAAAAAAATTAATGAAGTTAAAACTGTTGTCATTAAATGGAATAGGCAATGGTACTTCCATTTTAGTAAAAAAGACTTTAGTCAAATTTTTACTATAGACAAGGTTGAAGTTATCATGGTCAGTAGATAGTATGAATTATTAGGGAAAATTCAAAATCGCTGGAGCCATAAATCTGATTATGAGTTTGAGGCAAATTCCCAACAAACAAACTTCCTTATTGATGACTACTTTTTATAAAAAATGGTTGGAAGAAAAAATGATTATTCCTGAGGCATTTCATTCGGCACAAAAAGAATTAAGAGATCAGGGATTGGATCCGTATCAATGGGCGGGTTTTATATTGGTGGTGTAAATTACCTCATTCTTCGCTATCATTCTCACTCTGATTTTTGGCGGGATGCCGACGCTGAAGGTCGGCATGCTGACAAACTATGGCTTCGTCAGCATTTTTCTGGTTGAGTAAAATTGAATATTGAAAAATGTTTGTTGAATATTGGATAATGAAAAAATAATCAATGTTAAATTATATTATTGCACTTTGTCACAGAAATTTAAATCCTTGTTTGTTGATGGGTAGACATGCCGGTAATATTTTAGCATTGCATTTTTAAAATAAAAGTTTATTTTTAAGGGCAAAATACCTTCCTTGATGAAATACGGATATCTATTTTTTATTGCATCAACCCTAACTAGCGTTGCTGCCCAATCGGTTGATTCCCTTTCTATAAAACAAGTGGACAGCCTCATTAAAGTTTCCCGAGAACTAACTGCACAGAGAGACTTCGAAAAAGCACTTGAGGTCAGTGCTGTGACTGAAAAGCTAGCGTTGGAAAAATTTGGGTGGGTGTCAGCTCCATATGGCAGTTATTGTTTCAATCGGGGTAGAGTCAATTATTATAAAGGGGATATGCAGGAAGCTGAGAAATGGTACCAGGAATCCAAAGCCATTCGGGAAAAAGTGCTGGGAAAGGAGCATATTGATTATGCCTGGAGTCTGAACAACCTTGCAATCCTTTATATGGATATGGGCAACTACGGAAAAGCCGAGCCACTATTCCTTGAATCCAAAGCTATCCGTGAAAAAGTGCTGGGAAAGGAGCATCCCGATTATGCAGCAAGTCTGAACAACCTCGCAAACCTTTTTCGGTATATGGGCAAATATGAAAAAGCCGAACAGCTGTACCTTGAATCCAGTGCCATCCGTGAAAAAGTGCTGGGAAAGGAGCATCCCGATTATGCCCAAAGTCTGAACAACCTCGCAGCCCTTTACTGGCATATGGGCAAATATGAAAAAGCTGAACCGCAGTATCTTGAATGCAAAGCCATCTGGGAAAAAGTGCTGGGAATGGAGCATCCCGGTTATGCTCTATGCCTGAACAACCTCGCAGGACTTTACTGGTCTATGGGCAACTACGGAAAAGCCGAGCCCCTATTCCTTGAATCCAAAGCTATTCGTGAAAAAGTGCTGGGAAAGGAGCATCCCGATTATGCAGCAAGTCTGAACAACCTCGCAGCCACTTACAATGTCTTAGGTAACAACGAAAAAGCTGAACCGCTCTACCTCGAATCAAAAGCTATCTCGGAAAAAGTGCTGGGAAAGGAGCATCTCGATTATGCAGCAAGCCTTAGCAACCTTGCAATACTTTACAAGAATATGGGCAACTACGAAAAAGCTGAACCACTCTTTCTAGAGACCAAAGGGATATATGAAAAGACTATGGGCCTTGAACATCCGGGATATGCCCAAGCCCTGAATAATCTGGCAAACATATATTTCTATCTAGGCAAATATGAAAAAACCGAACCGCTGTATCTTGAATCCAAAGCTATCCGTGAAAATGTGCTTGGAAAAGAGCATCCCGATTATACCAGTAGCTTGGAAGACCTGGTGGATTTATATGAAAGACAAAGTCGATTTTCTGTATCTGCGCCATTACTTGCAGAAAAGTTCGCACTGGATCAAGCTAGACTGTCGAAAGCAATCACATTCCTTTCGGAACGGGAACTGGCGAGTTATATGGCCACTTTTCAAACCCAGGGAAACAATTTGGGAGCCTATATCCTCGTTCGTCTTGGGCAAAGAGCAACCGGTGCGGAAGTTGGTGAACATGGAATCCTGCCAGCTCTGGCTTTTGACCATGCCCTTTTTTACAAAGGCTTCCTGCTTACAGCCGCCACTCAGATAAATACATTGACGAAGCAATCACCAGAAACAAAAGAAATCAGCCTTAACCTCAAAAGTTACCGCCGCCGCCTTGCAGCCGAATATGCCAAACCCATTGCCGAGCGAAAAAATGTAACCGAACTTGAAGAAAAAGCCAATACCTCTGAAAAAGAACTAGCACAAGCTGTTGTTGGCTATGCAGAAACAAAGCGGCAGGTAAAATGGAAAGAGGTCATGGCTACTTTAAAAAAGGAGGAAGCAGCCATAGAGTTTGTTTCTTTTAAAGTGAATTTTCCTCGTAAGACAGATAGCATCATTTATGCCGCTATGCTTTTAAAACCGGGAACAAAACAACCCGAATTCATCCCGCTCTTCGAAGAAAAATCGCTGGATTCATTATTGCATAGCAAATTAGAACGCAAGGCAGATTATGTAAATAATTTATACACCATTGCTGATCGTGGTGCAGTTGCTATCGAAGCTCCCAAAAAATCCCTTTATGAAATTCTTTGGAAACCATTGGAGAAAGAATTAACCGGAATCAAAAAAATATATTTTTCTCCAACAGGTTTATTGCTTCGAATAAACCTTGATGCTATGCCAATATCCGAAACAGAAACCCTGGCCGACAAATACCAATTGATAGAACTAAACAGCACTCGACAGTTGGTCATCACCAATCAAATCAAAATTGCGAATAATGAAGCAATGCTATTTGGTGGAATACAATTTGAACAAGATTCTTTGACTGCTATCAATGAACCAATTTTTGCTTCAAAATCAAGAGGAGAATTATCATTTAATTACATTGATAGTACGCTTAGAGGTGGCAGCTGGAATTATCTAGCAGGAACAGAACGCGAAGTGAATTCCATTGAAAAGATCATGCAAGTGGCAGGAGTCAAAACCACTTTAAAAAAAGGATATAGCGCATCAGAAGAATCCTTTAAAAATATCGGTACAAATAATAATCCATCTCATAGAATATTACACATAGCAACGCATGGATATTTTTTTACTGATCCAAAGGAAAGTCATCAGTCATCAGTCATCAGCCGTCAGGAGGAAACCGTGTTCAAAATCTCCGACCACCCTATGTTGCGTTCCGGATTGATACTGGCTGGAGGCAATGCAGCATGGCAAGGAAAACAAACAATGGAAGGAAAAGAAGATGGAATACTCACGGCGTATGAAATATCGCAAATGAATCTATCTAATACAGAATTAGTAGTATTATCAGCTTGCGAAACAGGTCTGGGAGATATTCAAGGGAACGAAGGTGTATATGGCTTACAACGCGCATTCAAAATTGCAGGAGCGAAATATCTCATCATGAGTTTGTGGCAAGTTCCTGATAAGCAAACATCGTTACTGATGACTACATTTTATAAAAAATGGTTGACAGATAAAATGACAATACCTGATGCATTTCATGCGGCGCAAAAAGAATTACGTGATCTTGGTCTGGATCCTTATCAATGGGCAGGATTTGTTTTGGTGGAGTAAGATATAATTCAATCTAAGCTGAAAACAGTAAATGATTTTAAAGCTAAATAAATTAAATACAAGCAAATTATATACTATATTTAATTCTACCTTTGGCCATTATAATAAAGACTTATACAGGAACATTCAAGAATGCATTCTGGTTTTATTGCTAATATAACATAAACCATTATCATATTTGATTTGTAATAATAAAATTAAAATAATTCAGAAGCATATAAAAAATATATTTGAAATGAAATTACAGATGATTATTTTTTTAACTTATTTTTTACAAATAGGATATTCACAAATTGATACAAATGCTGTAATGGCTCAATTGGATAGTCTTTTTGAAGTTGCTCAAGCAAGTTCACAATCGGGTGCATTCAGTGATGCTTTTATTATTCTAGATAAAGCGGAAAAGACTACAATTGAAATATTTAGTAAAGAATCAGCATATTATGGAGATGTTTGTTTTTTTCGTGGAATAGTCTATAAAAGTAAAAATGAATTTGATAAAGCTGAAAAATGGTTTTATGAAGCCAAAGCAGTACAAATTAAAGTACTTGGGGAAGGGCATCCATATTATTCAGCCACCATCAATACATTGGGAGCTTTGTATGTTGAAAAGGGTGACTTTATAAAAGCTGAAGAAAAGTTATTGGAAGCAAAACAACTTAAAGAAAAATATCAAGGTAAAGAAAATGAAGGCTATGCTGTAGTACTTAATAATATTGGTAGTTTTTATCAGTATATAGCGAATTACGAAAAGGCCGAGAAGGTACTTTTGGAATCAAAAGAATTATATGAAAAAATTCTAGGAAAAGAGTTTGATACATATGCTAGTGTGATGAATAATTTAGGAGGGCTTTATACTGAAATTGGTAAATTTGAAAAATCTGAGGCATCATATCTGCAAGCTGCAACAATCAGAGAAAAATTATTTAGTAAAAACAGTCCAGGATATGCTATAGTAATGGATAATATTGCAAAAATGTACCAAATCATGGGTAATTATGAAATGGCTGAAAGTAAATTTTTGGAAGCATTAAATATTCGTAAAACGACTATCGGTTTGAGTCACCCTGATTATGCTATTAGCTTAAACAATTGCGCTACTTTATTTAGACAAATGGGTAAATATGACGAAGCAGCCTCGTATTTATCAGAAGCAAACGAAATATTAGAGAAAACTTTGGGTAAAGAAAGTGATTGGTATTGTTCCATACAACAAAATATCATCACAATTCAAGCACGTAAAGGAAATTATCTAAAAGCTATTGAAATGCAAATGGAACTCAATAAAATTTGGGAAAAAATAGCGGGCTCAAAAAGTCTTAAATATTCAACAGCGCTTACATTACTTGCTAGCTATAATTTAAATATTGGAAATTTAGAAGTTGCTGAAAATTATTTCAAGGAAGCAGCTTCAATAGAAGAAAAAAAATTCGGAAAAAATCATTTTTCTTACGCTACAAATTTGAGCTATTTAGCTGCATTGTATATGGAAAAAGGGGATTATGAAATGGCTAAATCATTACAATTGGAATCTAATCAGATTACCGACCATGTTTTCGGAAAGGAAAATATTTCTTATGCTTCAGGAGAATTTGATTTGGCATTGATTTATGAGAAATTAGGACAGACTGCAAAATCTGCAGCATTATTTGCAAATTCTTCAAAAGCTACTTGTAATAATATTCTAAAAGGATTGCATCATCTAACGGAACAAGAGATGAATCAGTATATTCAAACATTTGCTACAATGCAAGCATCAATTTTAAACTTTGCACAAAGTACCACAAATGATACAGCCATTGCTCAAATTTGTTTTGATAATTCACTTTTTTTTAAAGGATTTTTACTCAATGCATATAATCAAAAAAAACATGTACAATTATCTAATCCGTCAAGTCAAGAGCAATTGGACCAACTAAAATCTTTTAGTCACCTTTTGGCAAAAGAATATGCTAAACCTATTGACAAAAGAAATGGAGTAAAAGAATTAGAAGAAAAAAGTAAGATTCTTGAAAAAGAAATAGCGCGAATCAATAAAGAATATGGTCAGACTATGAAGCAAGTGACGTGGCAGGAAGTTCAAAAACAGCTTGAACCAGGAGAAATAGTTCTAGACTTTGTGCAATATAAAAAACATCCAAAGAAAATATCAGATACCATTATTTATTCTGTGTTATTACTTAAAGCTGGAAATGATTACCCACAATTAATTCCTTTATTTGATAAAAGCCAACTTGTCAATTTGTTATCTAAAAATAAGGATACGAAACAGGTGGATCAATTATATGCAAGTCGTGGTATTAAACAAAACTCAATTGTTTCATTAAAAAATACATATCAATTGATTTGGCAACCTTTGGATTCTATGCTCTTAGGTGTGAAGAAAATATTTTATTCTCCAACCGGTCTTTTGCATCGTATTAACTTTGACGCTATTCCTTTAAATGAAGCCCTTCATCTATCAGATAAGTATGAATTAGTCAGATTAAGTAGTTTGCGTACCATTGCTATACCAGATTTATCAAATAATGAATTAAATTACAATGCGATATTATATGGTGGTATAAATTTCGATCCAAAAGACACACAGGAATTATTAGTTATTAATTCAGTACAATCTAACGAAAATAATGAAAAATTGAAAAACTTAAGTGACTACCAAAATTCATTAATATCTTTTAGACGTGGTATTCAACTTCAAGGAAACAATTGGAATTATTTGCCAGGTACTGAAAAGGAGTGTAATGCAGTATCAGGTATTTTAAATAGATCTAAGTTTGTTACAAATTTTTTGAATGGATCAATGGCAACAGAGGAAACATTTAAACTTATTGGAACAAATGAATTATCACCAAAAATATTACATATAGCCACGCATGGATTTTTCTTTCCGGATCCAAAGGAAAGTCAACAATCGTCAGTGGTCAATCCACAGGAAGAACCTGTGTTTAAAATGTCAGATCATCCGATGATTCGTTCTGGATTAATATTGGCTGGAGGAAATTACGCATGGAAAGAAGGTAAACCTTTTAAAGAAGGCATGGAAGACGGAATTCTTACAGCTTACGAGATTTCACAAATGAATTTATCCAATACTGAACTTGTCGTTCTGTCTGCATGTGAAACAGGACTTGGAGATATTCAAGGCAATGAAGGTGTGTACGGCCTGCAGCGAGCTTTTAAAATAGCTGGCGCCAAATATCTCATGATGAGTCTATGGCAAGTACCAGATGAAGAAACCAAAGAATTTATGATTAGCTTTTATAGAAATTGGTTAAATGAAAAGTTAAGCATTCCAGAAGCATTTAGAATAGCTCAAAAAGAGATGCGGGAGAAATACAGCAATCCATATTTATGGGCGGGATTTGTGTTGGTGGAGTAAGAGTAAATAAATAATTAGATTTGGTGCTGACGCAAACGGTCGGCATGCTGATAAAATTTTAGGCTTTGCCAGAATTTGTTCTGATGGTATGAATAGAATTCCGTCGCATATTTCTATTTAAATGGTTAACTATATTCATTTTTAATGTTCAATATTTCATTCAATGTTTGGAAAAAAATTGATTGAATCGAATTCACAACGAATCTTTCATAACCCAGTGAACTCAATTTAGTGTTTAGGGTCATAAATGGATCTTTGTTTTTTTAAAGTTATTCACAACGAACCTTTTAAGATGTAAGTTGGTATTTACAACGTTGAGTACAATTATAAGTCTAATTGATAATTTAAACCCATATTAAATAATTAACCATTATTTTTGTGGCTATGAATCGAATATTATTCTTATTTATTATTTTTTTCCCAATAAGTGCCTCTACTCAAGTTTTAGACTCAGTATGGATTAAAAACTTTGACAGTATGGTGTTAAAGGCGCAAGTTTATATAGACAAAAAGGATTTTCCTAATGCATTAATTAAATTAACTGAAGCTGAAAAGGGAATTCAAGAAGTAGGAGAATCAAGTTCATTTCAATTTGGGGAATTACGTTTTTTGCAAGGAAGGGTTTCGTATTTCAAAAAAGATTATCATCAGGCAGAAATTTATTATAATGAATCAATAGCAATTTATAAACAGTTGAATAGTAAAATTCATCCTGTTTATACAAAATGTATTATGGCTCTGGGGGTACTTTTTTATGTACAAAAAAATTTTATTCAAGCTGAGCCCTATTTTCTTGAAGCAAAATTGAATTATGAAAAAACAATTGGAACGGAACATCTCGATTATGCTAAATGTATGAATAATTTGGCCGGAATTTATACGGAATTCGGGTATTATGAGAAAGCTGAATCATATTTCATAAAGAGTAAATCGATCTGGGAAACTAAAGCTCCAGAGCATCCCAATTTCGCAGTAAGTATTAATTCGCTCGCAGTTTTGTACACGACAATGGGTGAATATAAGAAAGCTGAATTATTATATATACAAGCCATTGATGTTAGAAAAAAAACGGTTGGCACAAACCATCAGGATTATGCGGCTAGTTTATCTAATCTAGGCACACTTTATGCTTTCATGCGTAATTATGATAAAGCTGAAAATTTGATGCTTCAGTCATTACATATTAGAGAACAGGTATATGGAAGAAGGAGCGAGCCGGTTGCAATTGAATTAAATAATTTGGCCCTTTTGTATAAGAATATGGGTAAGGATGAGAACTTGGAAAAATATTTTCTAGAAGCTAAATCGATATGGGAAGAATTATCAGCAATGGAAACCTCCTATTATGCCACCGTTGTAAAAAATTTAGGAGTATATCACATGACTAAAAAAAATTACCCAGTAGCAGATTCTTTATTTAAGATAGCTTTAAATAAATATGATAAAATTGTTGGAAAAAGTCATCAAGATTATGCCAGTGTCTTGTCCTATTTGGGTTATATTGAAACAATAAACCATCATTTTGTAGAAGCTGAAAAGTATTTACTTGAGACTAAAAATATTCTTGAATTAAGTCTTGGACAGAAAAATGAATTTTATACCAA harbors:
- a CDS encoding CHAT domain-containing protein, which gives rise to MSLRQIPNKQTSLLMTTFYKKWLEEKMIIPEAFHSAQKELRDQGLDPYQWAGFILVV
- a CDS encoding tetratricopeptide repeat protein; translation: MKYGYLFFIASTLTSVAAQSVDSLSIKQVDSLIKVSRELTAQRDFEKALEVSAVTEKLALEKFGWVSAPYGSYCFNRGRVNYYKGDMQEAEKWYQESKAIREKVLGKEHIDYAWSLNNLAILYMDMGNYGKAEPLFLESKAIREKVLGKEHPDYAASLNNLANLFRYMGKYEKAEQLYLESSAIREKVLGKEHPDYAQSLNNLAALYWHMGKYEKAEPQYLECKAIWEKVLGMEHPGYALCLNNLAGLYWSMGNYGKAEPLFLESKAIREKVLGKEHPDYAASLNNLAATYNVLGNNEKAEPLYLESKAISEKVLGKEHLDYAASLSNLAILYKNMGNYEKAEPLFLETKGIYEKTMGLEHPGYAQALNNLANIYFYLGKYEKTEPLYLESKAIRENVLGKEHPDYTSSLEDLVDLYERQSRFSVSAPLLAEKFALDQARLSKAITFLSERELASYMATFQTQGNNLGAYILVRLGQRATGAEVGEHGILPALAFDHALFYKGFLLTAATQINTLTKQSPETKEISLNLKSYRRRLAAEYAKPIAERKNVTELEEKANTSEKELAQAVVGYAETKRQVKWKEVMATLKKEEAAIEFVSFKVNFPRKTDSIIYAAMLLKPGTKQPEFIPLFEEKSLDSLLHSKLERKADYVNNLYTIADRGAVAIEAPKKSLYEILWKPLEKELTGIKKIYFSPTGLLLRINLDAMPISETETLADKYQLIELNSTRQLVITNQIKIANNEAMLFGGIQFEQDSLTAINEPIFASKSRGELSFNYIDSTLRGGSWNYLAGTEREVNSIEKIMQVAGVKTTLKKGYSASEESFKNIGTNNNPSHRILHIATHGYFFTDPKESHQSSVISRQEETVFKISDHPMLRSGLILAGGNAAWQGKQTMEGKEDGILTAYEISQMNLSNTELVVLSACETGLGDIQGNEGVYGLQRAFKIAGAKYLIMSLWQVPDKQTSLLMTTFYKKWLTDKMTIPDAFHAAQKELRDLGLDPYQWAGFVLVE
- a CDS encoding CHAT domain-containing protein yields the protein MKLQMIIFLTYFLQIGYSQIDTNAVMAQLDSLFEVAQASSQSGAFSDAFIILDKAEKTTIEIFSKESAYYGDVCFFRGIVYKSKNEFDKAEKWFYEAKAVQIKVLGEGHPYYSATINTLGALYVEKGDFIKAEEKLLEAKQLKEKYQGKENEGYAVVLNNIGSFYQYIANYEKAEKVLLESKELYEKILGKEFDTYASVMNNLGGLYTEIGKFEKSEASYLQAATIREKLFSKNSPGYAIVMDNIAKMYQIMGNYEMAESKFLEALNIRKTTIGLSHPDYAISLNNCATLFRQMGKYDEAASYLSEANEILEKTLGKESDWYCSIQQNIITIQARKGNYLKAIEMQMELNKIWEKIAGSKSLKYSTALTLLASYNLNIGNLEVAENYFKEAASIEEKKFGKNHFSYATNLSYLAALYMEKGDYEMAKSLQLESNQITDHVFGKENISYASGEFDLALIYEKLGQTAKSAALFANSSKATCNNILKGLHHLTEQEMNQYIQTFATMQASILNFAQSTTNDTAIAQICFDNSLFFKGFLLNAYNQKKHVQLSNPSSQEQLDQLKSFSHLLAKEYAKPIDKRNGVKELEEKSKILEKEIARINKEYGQTMKQVTWQEVQKQLEPGEIVLDFVQYKKHPKKISDTIIYSVLLLKAGNDYPQLIPLFDKSQLVNLLSKNKDTKQVDQLYASRGIKQNSIVSLKNTYQLIWQPLDSMLLGVKKIFYSPTGLLHRINFDAIPLNEALHLSDKYELVRLSSLRTIAIPDLSNNELNYNAILYGGINFDPKDTQELLVINSVQSNENNEKLKNLSDYQNSLISFRRGIQLQGNNWNYLPGTEKECNAVSGILNRSKFVTNFLNGSMATEETFKLIGTNELSPKILHIATHGFFFPDPKESQQSSVVNPQEEPVFKMSDHPMIRSGLILAGGNYAWKEGKPFKEGMEDGILTAYEISQMNLSNTELVVLSACETGLGDIQGNEGVYGLQRAFKIAGAKYLMMSLWQVPDEETKEFMISFYRNWLNEKLSIPEAFRIAQKEMREKYSNPYLWAGFVLVE